From the genome of Candidatus Eisenbacteria bacterium:
TCCTCCGGTTCTTCAGGATGGAATGCTCTCCATGATACCAGACTCCGTGCAGGTAACTCACCAGAATCGCCGAGCGAGCGGATGGCATATCCCTTTGCCACCGGAGGATCAGGAATGGGTTCAGACAGCGGGCGGCGCCGCTGAAATTCCTGCATGTCGCCCTTTGTATAACCCCGCTGCCTAAGAATCCCCTTCTGTAAATTATCCGTTCCCGGCGTCCAGATATGCAGCTTTCGCTGATTTTCCGGCCCGGCAATTGACAAATGGCCTTCCGCTGTCATGATCATTTCTTCGACCAGCCCGGGAGAGCGCAAATCAGGACGAATTTGAAGGGCGACATTGCCAGGTCCTTCACGAGTCAGTACGGCGCCAATTTGCCCATTCTTCTCTTCCCAGAGAAAAACATCCCTTTCAAGGCGACCGTGCCCCATGTTTTCTGATCCATGCCAACGCCAATAATCGAAGCGATAGGCTTGCCAGCAGAGTTCCCGCCGGTTATTCAGTATGAATACCCTGCGTAGGAATTCCCGGATCCTCCAGTAATCATCTTCATGCTGGTATAGGCGTTGAAAAAGCTTCATTAATCTGCCACCCTCTTCCAGGCTCGAAGTCCGTTTGCTCCCCTATTATAGTTTGATGAATTCGCACAATAGATTTCAGAAAATTTGATTAAATAATTCAGATCCAAACATTGTCTTCCGCAGTAACTTCCGCCGGCGTATCTCCAGTATTGATTGTCCCGGCGGGCTCCAGGAGCATTACTTGGCACTCCCTTTCGGCAAAAGGCTTGTGTTTTACACCCTTGGGGACAACAAACATGTCTCCAGAAACTAAATTCACAACCCCGTCGCGAAAATCGATCCGCATTTCGCCGGTGAGAACAATAAACGCCTCGTCCGTTGCCTCATGAGCATGCCAAACAAAATCACCTTGAAATTTAACAAGTTTGAAGTGATAATTATTCATCTTAGCAATGATCTTAGGCGACCAATGCTCAGAGAACCTGCTGAGTTTTTCCCTCAGATTGATGGGAGAATATTGCATTTGCATCCTCAAATTGAGGTTTGATGGTTTAATCTTTCCCGGAACCCAACAAAATCCCAAAGCAGATTGAGAACTCAGGACCGCTATAGTCTGTATCCGCTCCGATTTGCTCCTCATACTCGCCAACAAAATGATATCCAGCAACCACGCCTGCTTTAAATCTTTTACTGAAGAAAAAGTCCATCCCGGCTTGAATGCGGAGACCGAGAACAGCCTCCGAAACCGTCTTGCTTCCCACCGTCTCCCCGGCAATGCTATTCGTGGCTGAACCGATATAGGGCCCCACCGCGATGGAGGCATAGGGTCGCCAGGGAGGACTCAATGCTAGTTTTTCGGGGTAATAGGCAAGGCCGAACAACAACGGAAGAACCGCCGCCGATTTCGACTCAACTTCGCCCTGCTCTACCGATGTGCTGGTCTCGGCAGTGATGACACCGGCGCTCAGGCAGACCGCCCAATCCTTTCTCGCCCAATGATTATAGGATATGGAACCGAGAAAGCCATTGACGCGTGTGTCGGTGTTAACATTTCCATGTGAGATATCGGTTTCTGTCGAGGTTTGATTTAAAAGACCACTGAAGATGGTTATTCCATGCCGCCCTTTAAGAAGAACAGGAGGTTCTACGGATTTCTCTTCAGCAATATTGCCCTCTGTGGCTGACGCAGAAGAGATTACTGCTGATACCAAGACAAACACTAACCCAAATAGAGGCCAATACTTTTTCATCCCAACATCCTCATAATGAAAGACGGTCACATAAAGATGAACAATGGCTACACTCAGACATAAGTATATAGAGCAGACGCCGGATATCTCAAGAAATATTGTGTGGAAACAACGCCTTAAATCAAGAAGGATGGTCTTCTGGTTGATGCCGAATAAATGTCCCATCATTGAGATCGCTGAGCGCCCGTTGAATCTCCTCGGGCGTATTCATCACAAAAGGACCGTATCTGGAAACCGGCTCATTCAATGGCGTGCCCGAAATGAGAAGGCAACGGGCGCCGGCTGTCGTGGCCTCCAGTTCGATACCATCTCCGTCCCCCAAAATTACCAGGCTTGGCGCAACAATCTCTTTCCCAGAATGAGGTGCGCCTGGCCCAACTCCGGCTTCTCCTTCAAAAAGATAGACCATGGCTGTATGGCCCCTGGGAACCGAATGGGTAAATGAAGCGTTGGGAAGCAACAAGGCATCCAAATAGGTGGGTTCAATACTTATCCCTGTTACCGGCCCTCTCATTCCGTCGACCTCACCCGCAACCACACGGACCGTCACACCCTTCTGTGGGCTGACAACCGGAATCGAATCCGAAGAAATATTCTGATACCTGGGAACGGTCATTTTCCGATCGGCTGAGAGATTGACCCACAATTGGAATGCGACAAGTCGTTCCGATTGTGGATCTGGCATCTCTTCATGCATGATCCCGCTGCCGGCGGTCATCCACTGAGCCTCTCCCGCACCGATTGTTCCCCGATTGCCAAGGCTATCCCCATGATTAACAGCACCTTGGATGACATAGGAAACGGTTTCGATGCCCCGGTGTGGGTGCCATGGAAATCCTTTTCTGTAATCATTTGGATTGCTCGAACTGAAGTCATCCAAAAGGAGAAATGGGTCGATGAAATCAATCGCTCCCGCGGGAAAAGACCGCTTGAGCCTGACCCCAGCCCCTTCAAGCACAGAAATCGGCCGGATGACCTTCGCTATATTTCTTGGATTTTGCATCTCGTTTCCTCACGGCAATTTTTCGAACAGATTCGTTCGGGACGAGTCATGACTTCGCCGGTTTCACCGGCCGCAAGGCATCACCGTGTCCAAGACCGGATCGCGGAGTCATTCTGAATTCCTCCAAGGACCGGTTTTTCTGTTCTAGGCGCGAATCGAGGCGGGAAACATCATCTTCTGTGAAAATTTAAAATTCTTACTGACAAAAAGTACGCTCTCCTTTAGGAGCTGTTTATCCGCGTTTTTTAGATCGAGACGATCTGCACAAAACAAAAACTCGATTTTTTTCTTACCAAACTGCCCCAAGAGCGGCTCAATCTTTTCATATGAAGGCATTTCCACGGCAATAATATCATGAACCCTAAGCTTGTCCTTTCTTCTCTCGACAATTACGATGCAATCTAATTCTTCTATGTAATACATCCGGTCCTTGTAGGGGTATAGAAGCATGAAAAGTAACAACTTTGGATTATGAAATCCAATTCTATTTGAAACGACTGTTCTCTCATGTGCCAGGCGATAGGCAATCTGATAATCATCCTCATCTTTTATAAATAGTTTTCTATAACTCCCATTCGATGTCATTTCCAGCGGCTGTATCTCAACGACTTCAACATGCTCTTCCTTTCTTATAAGGCCCAACTTTTCATACAATCCCGCCGCCTTTTCA
Proteins encoded in this window:
- a CDS encoding GNAT family N-acetyltransferase — protein: MKLFQRLYQHEDDYWRIREFLRRVFILNNRRELCWQAYRFDYWRWHGSENMGHGRLERDVFLWEEKNGQIGAVLTREGPGNVALQIRPDLRSPGLVEEMIMTAEGHLSIAGPENQRKLHIWTPGTDNLQKGILRQRGYTKGDMQEFQRRRPLSEPIPDPPVAKGYAIRSLGDSGELPARSLVSWRAFHPEEPEELFAGWDWYYNIQRAPLYRRDLDIVAVAPDGALASFCTIWFDDVTRTGAFEPVGTAPEHQKRGLGKAVMCEGLRRLERFGATMAYVGSYTPAAHALYASIGFNDYDLSEPWMRVF
- a CDS encoding cupin domain-containing protein: MQYSPINLREKLSRFSEHWSPKIIAKMNNYHFKLVKFQGDFVWHAHEATDEAFIVLTGEMRIDFRDGVVNLVSGDMFVVPKGVKHKPFAERECQVMLLEPAGTINTGDTPAEVTAEDNVWI
- a CDS encoding pirin family protein — protein: MQNPRNIAKVIRPISVLEGAGVRLKRSFPAGAIDFIDPFLLLDDFSSSNPNDYRKGFPWHPHRGIETVSYVIQGAVNHGDSLGNRGTIGAGEAQWMTAGSGIMHEEMPDPQSERLVAFQLWVNLSADRKMTVPRYQNISSDSIPVVSPQKGVTVRVVAGEVDGMRGPVTGISIEPTYLDALLLPNASFTHSVPRGHTAMVYLFEGEAGVGPGAPHSGKEIVAPSLVILGDGDGIELEATTAGARCLLISGTPLNEPVSRYGPFVMNTPEEIQRALSDLNDGTFIRHQPEDHPS
- a CDS encoding GNAT family N-acetyltransferase; amino-acid sequence: MSRREWGIMNLEIQYRSHYFDDAELKSSFEQYAMSVFGLDFRRWKEKGLWSHRYTPFSAFVGKQCIASICVYSCLLTIDHKKMNGAQLLTVGTLPEYRGQGIQREIWDRASTWCIKNHDFTFLFTDEKAAGLYEKLGLIRKEEHVEVVEIQPLEMTSNGSYRKLFIKDEDDYQIAYRLAHERTVVSNRIGFHNPKLLLFMLLYPYKDRMYYIEELDCIVIVERRKDKLRVHDIIAVEMPSYEKIEPLLGQFGKKKIEFLFCADRLDLKNADKQLLKESVLFVSKNFKFSQKMMFPASIRA